In one window of Miscanthus floridulus cultivar M001 chromosome 12, ASM1932011v1, whole genome shotgun sequence DNA:
- the LOC136497572 gene encoding acyl transferase 15-like, whose product MLGLMSTVVTKSSPVVVGPATSPATPTVEHIKLSSFDKALAFSPFTSFLVFDHVIHEPAETVRSALSRALVHYFPVAGRAVVGADDGELRISCTGEGVLFVSASVHCSLEDVKLFDPPFSELLRELAVVYPEESCRQSDPLLLVQVTEFSCGGYVVGTTWNHALADGTGMAQFLQAVGDLARGLPQPSVLPVSCGDDSLPELPPLVTFIEKMMVTLQPQGLVYQDITVPWKLVDRIRSEFAAAGHRDDEPCTVYEAVVAVLWQCRTRVVMSDTDAPAPLVFAANVRKHVGARDGYFGNCVTSAVTVPRSGEVANGDIKDVVKLIKRAKQGIPGQFIKNDDNVANGEEGGGLHRQADYYSAPTETMIEQLADVLFGYNAFYVSSWRNLGFDAADMGGGTPARVMCHVELTAVPNCVACVPCGGKDGANVLALCVREEHVDAFVGALQNFVM is encoded by the coding sequence ATGTTGGGGCTAATGAGCACCGTCGTTACCAAATCCTCGCCGGTGGTCGTTGGACCGGCGACCTCGCCGGCGACGCCAACGGTGGAGCACATTAAACTCTCGTCCTTCGACAAGGCGCTCGCATTCTCCCCGTTCACCTCGTTCCTTGTGTTCGACCACGTGATCCACGAGCCAGCGGAGACCGTGCGGAGTGCCTTGTCGCGTGCTCTGGTCCACTACTTCCCCGTCGCCGGCCGTGCTGTCGTGGGGGCCGATGACGGCGAGCTCCGCATATCTTGCACCGGCGAGGGCGTACTATTCGTCTCCGCGTCGGTCCACTGCTCCCTGGAGGACGTCAAGCTCTTTGACCCGCCTTTCTCTGAGCTGCTGAGGGAGCTCGCCGTCGTCTACCCCGAGGAAAGCTGCCGCCAGTCGGACCCGTTGCTGCTGGTGCAGGTGACGGAGTTCTCCTGCGGCGGGTACGTCGTCGGGACCACGTGGAACCATGCCCTTGCTGACGGCACGGGGATGGCGCAGTTCCTACAGGCCGTCGGCGACCTCGCACGGGGGCTCCCTCAGCCATCCGTGCTCCCTGTCAGCTGCGGCGACGACTCGCTCCCGGAGCTGCCGCCGCTGGTCACCTTCATTGAGAAGATGATGGTCACGCTCCAACCACAGGGGTTGGTCTACCAGGACATCACGGTTCCATGGAAACTCGTCGACCGTATCAGATCCGAGTTCGCGGCCGCCGGGCACCGCGACGACGAGCCATGCACCGTGTACGAGGCGGTGGTAGCCGTgttgtggcagtgccgcacccgcGTGGTCATGTCCGACACCGACGCCCCTGCGCCGCTCGTCTTTGCAGCCAACGTTCGCAAGCACGTCGGCGCCAGGGACGGCTACTTCGGCAACTGCGTCACGTCGGCGGTGACCGTGCCACGGAGCGGCGAGGTAGCAAACGGCGACATCAAGGACGTCGTGAAGCTCATCAAGCGCGCCAAGCAGGGGATACCAGGCCAGTTCATCAAGAACGACGACAACGTCGCCAACGGAGAAGAAGGCGGTGGCCTGCACCGGCAAGCAGATTATTATTCTGCGCCTACGGAGACGATGATAGAGCAGCTCGCTGACGTGTTGTTCGGGTACAACGCGTTCTACGTGTCGAGCTGGCGGAACCTCGGTTTCGACGCGGCGGACATGGGCGGCGGGACGCCGGCGAGGGTGATGTGCCACGTGGAACTGACAGCGGTGCCCAACTGCGTCGCGTGCGTGCCGTGTGGTGGGAAGGACGGGGCCAACGTGTTGGCGCTGTGCGTCAGGGAGGAGCACGTCGACGCCTTCGTCGGGGCGCTGCAAAACTTCGTCATGTGA